Proteins from one Rhizobium bangladeshense genomic window:
- a CDS encoding caspase family protein, with protein MPEFHGKNSLAAILLIFLTALVFLGLGRPAAAAPDEQDGRRVALIVGNSVYKTLPSLPNPANDVQEVANTLRKAGFDITIGINVDRIGLEDTVRSFLRSANNAEAGLIYYSGHGIQVGGQNFIVPVDATLETPYDVETQTMPLDLILNHLKQNSRVQLIFLDACRNNPFNAQKFWMAQKLEPVGATRGLARIDSDLGSLIAFSTEPGQVALDGEGALSPYSESFIKRASEPNKEIRQVLTDVRRDVIAMTKGKQVPWENSSLMDSFYFIPAPPPPSVEPMQQVSVPEGVAATKLPIAPPHDETGSALLVTLNQLPQTGRLSFEGKPVEQGAKMPAAALTALSYDSTGVAAGTVGLIGYTVSDPYGQATQGVVAITVSADAGAKLAQLEQEKQARLADAGAYLKALPRDVETTIGVGPVEAGLPEVPASAAEMTFKVAALPDKGTLRAGDRVIGPGHVLEAKDIAALSFEPQIGTENQPFALTLQAANDDLPPATVTFKPTLDDCDTAAAAPLDLQGVTAGKLPNEIDPAIALPACSEAMKTYPEVARFVYQLGRAQLANRETKAAFATIKKAMDAGHVRAISELASLYLVGASVPANPGKSSEIAAIGAKKGDPYALYAYGKSLYYGRGVKADTEEGLKLMLQAADLGHTYAMNELGYIFSNGVNVPSDMERGIRFYESGLKRDDIYSMNSLGMIYRAGKGVPQNLEKALELFKKAADGGQPYAPRNIGLMYRDGLGVPKDEAAAVSWLEMGAERGDYWSAFERAKMAKADGSDAESLVTAARYFALASALNRPGTGDPKKQSDKELASLADSAKKKAAEAFSAELTPQELKALPKTKSINERLTLLAKATWAKRNPRYDLF; from the coding sequence ATGCCCGAGTTTCACGGAAAGAACAGCCTTGCGGCTATACTGCTGATCTTCCTGACAGCATTGGTCTTTCTCGGGCTTGGACGACCCGCTGCCGCGGCACCCGATGAACAGGATGGCCGGCGGGTTGCATTGATCGTCGGAAATTCCGTTTATAAGACGCTGCCCTCATTGCCTAATCCTGCAAACGATGTCCAGGAAGTCGCTAACACGCTGCGCAAGGCAGGTTTCGACATCACGATCGGCATCAATGTGGACCGGATCGGGCTTGAGGACACGGTGCGCAGCTTCCTCCGCTCGGCCAATAATGCGGAGGCCGGTCTCATTTATTATTCCGGCCACGGCATCCAGGTCGGCGGACAGAATTTCATCGTGCCGGTCGATGCCACGCTGGAGACTCCCTATGACGTCGAGACGCAGACCATGCCGCTCGACCTCATCCTCAACCACCTCAAGCAGAATTCGCGCGTGCAGCTGATCTTCCTCGATGCCTGCCGCAACAATCCATTCAATGCGCAGAAATTCTGGATGGCGCAAAAGTTGGAACCGGTCGGCGCCACGCGAGGTCTTGCCCGCATCGACAGCGACCTCGGCAGCCTGATCGCCTTTTCCACGGAACCCGGCCAGGTGGCGCTCGATGGCGAGGGGGCGCTGAGCCCCTATTCCGAATCCTTCATCAAGCGCGCCAGCGAGCCCAACAAAGAAATCCGCCAGGTGCTGACCGATGTGCGTCGCGACGTCATCGCCATGACCAAGGGCAAGCAGGTGCCGTGGGAAAACTCCTCGCTGATGGACAGCTTCTATTTCATTCCGGCGCCGCCGCCGCCGAGCGTCGAGCCGATGCAGCAGGTGAGCGTGCCGGAGGGTGTGGCCGCGACCAAGCTGCCGATCGCGCCGCCGCATGACGAAACCGGCTCGGCGCTGCTGGTGACCCTGAACCAGCTTCCGCAGACAGGCCGACTGAGCTTCGAAGGCAAGCCGGTGGAGCAGGGCGCCAAGATGCCTGCCGCGGCGCTGACCGCGCTCTCTTACGACTCGACCGGCGTTGCCGCCGGGACCGTAGGCCTGATCGGCTATACCGTCAGCGATCCCTATGGCCAGGCGACGCAAGGCGTAGTCGCCATCACTGTCTCGGCGGATGCCGGCGCCAAGCTCGCCCAGCTCGAACAGGAAAAGCAGGCGCGGCTTGCCGATGCCGGCGCCTATCTGAAAGCGCTGCCGCGTGACGTCGAGACAACGATCGGCGTCGGTCCCGTCGAAGCCGGCCTGCCTGAAGTACCCGCATCGGCTGCGGAAATGACCTTCAAGGTCGCTGCCCTGCCCGACAAGGGCACGCTGCGTGCCGGAGACCGGGTGATCGGGCCCGGCCACGTGCTTGAAGCAAAGGATATTGCGGCACTTTCCTTCGAGCCGCAGATCGGCACTGAAAACCAGCCTTTCGCGCTGACACTGCAAGCCGCCAACGACGATTTGCCGCCTGCCACCGTTACCTTCAAACCGACGCTTGATGACTGTGATACCGCAGCCGCCGCCCCCCTCGACCTGCAGGGAGTGACCGCGGGCAAGCTGCCGAACGAAATCGATCCCGCCATCGCGCTGCCTGCGTGCAGCGAGGCAATGAAGACCTATCCCGAGGTCGCCCGCTTCGTCTATCAGCTCGGCCGCGCACAGCTTGCCAACCGCGAGACGAAGGCGGCTTTTGCGACGATCAAGAAGGCGATGGATGCCGGGCATGTCAGGGCGATTTCCGAACTCGCCTCGCTCTATCTCGTCGGAGCGTCTGTGCCGGCAAATCCCGGCAAATCAAGCGAGATAGCCGCCATCGGCGCGAAGAAGGGGGATCCCTACGCGCTCTATGCCTATGGCAAAAGCCTCTATTATGGCCGCGGTGTGAAAGCCGACACCGAGGAAGGCCTGAAGCTTATGCTCCAGGCAGCCGACCTCGGCCACACTTACGCCATGAACGAACTCGGCTACATTTTCTCGAACGGCGTCAACGTCCCATCCGACATGGAACGCGGCATTCGCTTTTACGAGTCGGGTCTCAAGAGAGACGACATATATTCGATGAACAGCCTCGGGATGATTTATCGCGCAGGCAAAGGCGTGCCGCAGAACCTGGAGAAGGCGCTGGAGCTTTTCAAAAAGGCAGCGGACGGCGGCCAGCCTTATGCCCCGCGGAACATCGGCCTCATGTATAGAGACGGCTTAGGGGTGCCTAAGGACGAGGCTGCAGCCGTTTCATGGCTGGAAATGGGCGCGGAGCGCGGCGATTATTGGAGCGCGTTCGAGCGGGCCAAGATGGCCAAGGCTGACGGTTCGGATGCGGAAAGCCTTGTGACCGCCGCTCGCTATTTCGCTCTTGCAAGCGCGCTCAACAGGCCCGGCACCGGCGATCCTAAAAAGCAGTCCGACAAGGAGCTCGCATCCTT
- a CDS encoding GntR family transcriptional regulator, with amino-acid sequence MDGTAERAAGRGIIERQSLHQEIVSRLRDMIIEGELQPGERLYEIPLGESLGVSRTPLREALKSLASEGLVELAPGRGAVVRQFTRKDVHDMLVLIRSMEELAARLACEVASDEDIRRVRELHDRMRAHYEAGERMEYYKLNQQIHSSLVALADNPHLSAFHATLQARLKRIRFIGHEGPERWAAAMAEHEDIVAALEKRDVERLVEIIGKHLHNAWLRVRDAV; translated from the coding sequence TTGGACGGCACGGCCGAAAGAGCAGCAGGACGCGGTATTATCGAACGGCAGTCGCTCCATCAGGAGATCGTCAGCCGGCTGCGCGACATGATCATCGAGGGAGAATTGCAGCCGGGGGAGCGCCTTTACGAAATCCCGCTCGGCGAATCGCTGGGCGTGTCACGCACGCCTTTGCGCGAAGCACTAAAATCGCTGGCCAGCGAAGGGCTGGTGGAACTCGCTCCGGGTCGTGGTGCGGTGGTCCGGCAGTTCACCCGCAAGGATGTGCACGACATGCTGGTGCTGATCAGGTCGATGGAGGAACTGGCTGCGCGTCTCGCCTGCGAGGTGGCAAGCGACGAGGATATCAGGCGTGTGCGCGAGCTTCATGACCGGATGAGGGCACATTACGAAGCCGGTGAGAGGATGGAATACTATAAGCTCAATCAGCAGATACATAGCTCGCTTGTGGCGCTTGCCGATAATCCCCACCTCTCGGCTTTCCATGCCACTCTGCAGGCGCGGCTGAAACGCATCCGCTTCATCGGCCACGAGGGGCCGGAGCGGTGGGCCGCGGCCATGGCCGAGCACGAGGACATCGTCGCAGCACTGGAAAAGCGCGACGTAGAAAGGCTCGTCGAGATCATCGGCAAGCACTTGCATAATGCCTGGCTACGGGTGCGGGATGCGGTCTGA
- a CDS encoding tripartite tricarboxylate transporter TctB family protein has product MTDDSKRHLSRRTMEIATAIATAAAGGAVCYGAAEIGTGWTETGPAPGYFPFYIGLLIILGSLANLARAIVSRNWREDVFLDVERARPVLAFALPLVGFVIAALLLGLYVATLLYVSGVMIWQGRYRWWAAVLGGAAVAAAFYLVFEIAFQVPLLKGPVEGWLGIY; this is encoded by the coding sequence ATGACTGACGACAGCAAAAGGCATCTCAGCCGCCGGACAATGGAGATCGCCACCGCGATCGCCACCGCGGCGGCGGGCGGTGCGGTCTGTTACGGCGCCGCCGAGATCGGCACAGGCTGGACCGAAACCGGTCCGGCACCCGGCTATTTCCCCTTCTATATCGGGCTGCTCATTATCCTGGGCAGCCTGGCTAACCTGGCTCGCGCTATCGTCAGCCGAAACTGGCGCGAAGACGTCTTTCTCGACGTCGAACGCGCAAGGCCGGTTCTCGCCTTCGCCCTGCCCCTCGTCGGCTTCGTCATCGCAGCCCTCTTGCTGGGCCTTTATGTGGCAACGCTGCTGTACGTCTCGGGCGTCATGATCTGGCAGGGGCGATATCGCTGGTGGGCGGCTGTTCTCGGCGGCGCGGCGGTTGCTGCCGCCTTTTATCTGGTCTTCGAAATCGCCTTTCAAGTGCCGTTGCTGAAGGGACCGGTCGAAGGTTGGCTCGGCATCTACTGA
- a CDS encoding tripartite tricarboxylate transporter permease yields MENFGHLLDGFATVISGHHFIIMMVGVMLGILVGVLPGLGAPNGVSLLLPLTFTMDPVSAIVLLSCMYWGALFGGSTTSILFNIPGEPSSVATTFDGYPMARSGQATRALTLAFVSAGIGAIAGVIMITLLSGWVARFALQFSSPEFFAVYFLAFASFIGMGANAPAKTLVSIMLGFALATVGMDTISGGLRLSFGVPDLIKGVSFLVAVMGLFGIGELLLTTEEGLRFQGIKAHIRPLDVLRTVAEIPRHAVAIGRSILIGIWMGITPAGPTAASFMAYGMTRRFVRNPETLGKGDPRGIVSPEAADHSAGTSALLPMLALGVPGSATAAVMMGGLMIWGLTPGPMLFIDRPDFVWGLIASMYLGNVVAVLLVLSTVPLYAAILRVPFAIIGPIIVAVIFSGAYQIANSAFDMWLVLIFGVAGYVFKKLDYPIAPLVLAMVLGDKAEDAFRQSMLMSDGSLSIFWSNPLVFSIMGLGILMLAWPLIGKAMGLRNLIRRGRENTSNAS; encoded by the coding sequence ATGGAGAATTTCGGCCATCTGCTCGACGGATTCGCCACGGTCATCAGCGGCCATCATTTCATCATCATGATGGTTGGCGTAATGCTCGGCATCCTCGTTGGCGTCCTGCCCGGCCTCGGAGCTCCCAACGGTGTTTCGCTCCTCCTGCCGCTTACCTTCACCATGGACCCGGTTTCTGCCATCGTTCTCCTTTCCTGCATGTATTGGGGGGCGCTTTTCGGCGGCTCGACAACATCGATCCTGTTTAACATTCCAGGCGAACCCTCCTCGGTCGCCACCACCTTCGACGGCTACCCGATGGCCCGCAGCGGCCAGGCCACGCGCGCACTCACCCTGGCCTTCGTATCCGCCGGCATCGGCGCTATCGCGGGCGTGATTATGATCACCCTACTGTCGGGCTGGGTCGCGCGTTTCGCGCTGCAATTCTCGTCACCGGAATTCTTCGCCGTTTATTTCCTCGCCTTCGCCAGTTTCATCGGCATGGGTGCCAATGCACCAGCCAAGACGCTCGTATCCATAATGCTCGGCTTTGCGCTTGCAACCGTCGGTATGGACACGATTTCCGGCGGGCTGCGCCTTTCCTTCGGCGTCCCCGATCTCATCAAGGGCGTGTCCTTTCTGGTGGCAGTAATGGGCCTGTTCGGCATCGGCGAACTCCTCCTCACCACCGAAGAGGGACTCCGCTTCCAAGGCATAAAGGCCCATATCCGCCCTCTCGACGTGTTGCGCACGGTGGCTGAAATTCCCCGGCACGCGGTGGCGATCGGGAGGTCCATCCTGATCGGAATCTGGATGGGGATCACGCCGGCCGGCCCGACTGCAGCATCCTTCATGGCTTATGGCATGACGCGGCGCTTCGTCCGCAATCCCGAGACGCTCGGCAAGGGTGATCCTCGCGGCATCGTCAGTCCCGAAGCTGCCGATCATTCGGCCGGCACCTCGGCTCTGCTTCCGATGCTGGCGCTCGGCGTACCCGGCTCGGCTACCGCGGCAGTGATGATGGGCGGGCTGATGATCTGGGGGCTGACGCCGGGACCGATGCTGTTCATCGACCGACCGGATTTCGTCTGGGGTCTTATCGCCTCAATGTATCTCGGCAATGTCGTTGCCGTCCTGCTCGTACTCAGCACAGTGCCGCTCTATGCCGCCATCCTGCGCGTCCCCTTCGCGATAATCGGTCCCATCATCGTCGCCGTCATCTTCTCCGGCGCCTATCAAATCGCCAATTCCGCCTTCGACATGTGGCTCGTGCTGATCTTCGGCGTCGCAGGCTACGTGTTCAAGAAGCTCGATTATCCGATTGCGCCGCTGGTGCTTGCGATGGTCCTCGGCGACAAGGCCGAGGATGCCTTCCGCCAATCGATGCTGATGTCCGACGGCTCCCTCTCGATCTTCTGGTCCAATCCCCTCGTCTTCAGCATCATGGGCCTCGGCATCCTGATGCTCGCATGGCCTCTGATCGGCAAAGCCATGGGCCTGCGCAACCTGATCCGCCGCGGTCGCGAAAACACTTCCAACGCAAGCTGA
- a CDS encoding flagellar biosynthesis protein FlgA, whose translation MYRHTLYPAEGKVSVCLVGTGAFGRSLLAHRVPRLDIRIAVDINASQAAAALIAAGIPEHNIAVCENAETAERAFAAAQIIAAGDLAHVIDRPFDLLVEATGNPEAGARHADMAVANGRDVVLVSKEVDSVVGPGLAHRAAAQGLVVTPVDGDQPSLLIDLVTWAELLGFEIIAAGKASEYDFVFDPASETLTSNGETISVSGFSDLLDLGQSDVDALINARAEAAVRLPQRAVPDLCEMGVVSHSIDLVPDRPDFHCPIARIVEVPTIFSRRHEGGVLAGDRRLEVFHCLRLAGEVSFAGGIFIVVRCRDADSWDMLAQKGHILSRDRKTAMIYLPRHLLGLEAATSILDAGLLKRSSGAPDPKPRLDLIAIAEQDLPAGTLLSATGHHHAIQHVGSALVPAAPLANDGPAPYYIAANRRLVRPVHHGEPVRIGDLELDPSSHLLRLRSQQDAIFFGG comes from the coding sequence ATGTATCGCCACACCCTCTATCCCGCCGAAGGCAAAGTGTCCGTCTGCCTGGTCGGCACCGGCGCCTTCGGACGCAGTCTGCTCGCGCACCGTGTTCCCCGCCTGGATATCCGGATCGCGGTCGATATCAACGCAAGCCAGGCCGCGGCCGCCCTTATCGCGGCAGGCATTCCGGAGCACAATATTGCGGTGTGCGAGAACGCCGAAACAGCTGAGCGGGCTTTTGCCGCCGCTCAGATCATCGCGGCAGGCGATCTCGCCCATGTCATCGATCGGCCCTTCGATCTTCTGGTGGAGGCGACCGGCAATCCGGAGGCAGGCGCTCGCCACGCCGATATGGCAGTGGCAAACGGCCGCGATGTCGTATTGGTCAGCAAGGAGGTCGACAGCGTGGTTGGCCCCGGCCTCGCGCACCGTGCTGCGGCCCAGGGCTTGGTTGTAACCCCGGTTGACGGCGACCAGCCGAGCCTGCTTATCGATCTGGTGACCTGGGCCGAATTGCTCGGTTTCGAAATCATTGCGGCCGGCAAGGCAAGTGAATACGATTTCGTCTTCGATCCTGCCTCCGAAACTCTGACGAGCAATGGCGAAACCATTTCGGTTTCTGGGTTTTCGGATCTGCTGGATCTCGGCCAGTCGGACGTTGACGCCTTGATCAACGCCCGTGCCGAGGCAGCCGTGCGGCTGCCGCAAAGGGCGGTTCCCGATCTTTGCGAGATGGGCGTGGTCAGCCATTCCATCGACCTCGTGCCCGACCGGCCGGATTTCCATTGCCCGATCGCCCGGATCGTCGAGGTGCCGACAATCTTCTCCAGGCGCCATGAGGGCGGCGTTCTTGCCGGAGATCGTCGGCTCGAGGTTTTTCATTGCCTGCGCTTGGCCGGAGAAGTGAGTTTCGCCGGCGGTATCTTCATCGTGGTGCGCTGCCGCGACGCCGATAGCTGGGACATGCTGGCCCAGAAGGGCCATATTCTGAGCCGCGACCGGAAGACGGCCATGATCTATCTTCCACGCCATCTTCTGGGTCTCGAGGCGGCGACCAGTATTCTCGACGCAGGCTTGCTGAAACGCTCGAGCGGCGCACCGGATCCAAAGCCCCGTCTTGACCTGATTGCCATCGCCGAGCAGGACCTTCCCGCTGGGACTCTGCTTTCGGCGACCGGCCACCATCATGCAATTCAGCATGTCGGATCAGCACTTGTCCCGGCGGCGCCGCTTGCAAACGACGGGCCTGCGCCCTATTACATCGCCGCCAATCGCAGGCTGGTCAGACCAGTGCACCATGGCGAACCCGTCCGGATCGGCGACCTCGAACTCGATCCGAGCTCGCATCTTCTAAGGTTGCGCAGCCAGCAGGATGCAATCTTTTTTGGCGGATAA
- a CDS encoding sugar kinase: MTASSAFAPTPEPAPDPPRRVLCIGAAVLDTLFRVRSLPTGQGKILPYEMLQVAEGMASSAAFAVARLGGRASLWGAVGDDVTGKRIISDLGDSGIDTSGMTVVQGARSAVSTILIDDEGERLIVPFYDEQLHHTVRPVTERQISAFDAVLADVRWPRLALGALVAAGKAGKPAILDGDVAGEGVIEMLAPAASHIVFSQPAAERLAGTADLVETVGLLKRKFGHAFISVTAGENGSLWFDDPSGEIRHLAAPNVRAVDTLAAGDIFHGAFALAIAEGMPIEETMRLSSMAAALKCQVFGGRIGAPTRAQVCDALRDWNIGAVPADK; encoded by the coding sequence TTGACGGCTTCTTCCGCCTTCGCGCCTACTCCTGAGCCGGCACCCGATCCGCCACGCCGCGTGCTCTGCATCGGCGCGGCGGTGCTGGATACACTGTTCCGCGTGCGTTCTTTGCCGACCGGTCAGGGCAAAATCCTGCCCTACGAAATGCTGCAGGTCGCCGAAGGCATGGCGTCGAGCGCAGCGTTCGCCGTCGCCCGGCTCGGCGGCCGCGCCAGTCTCTGGGGCGCGGTTGGCGACGATGTCACGGGCAAGCGCATTATTTCCGATCTCGGCGATAGCGGCATCGACACGAGCGGCATGACGGTTGTGCAGGGCGCCCGCTCCGCCGTCTCGACGATCCTCATCGATGATGAAGGCGAGCGTCTGATCGTGCCCTTCTACGACGAGCAGCTCCACCATACGGTCAGGCCGGTCACCGAGCGGCAGATTTCTGCTTTCGATGCTGTGCTTGCCGATGTCCGATGGCCGAGGCTTGCGCTGGGGGCGTTGGTTGCAGCTGGCAAGGCTGGCAAACCGGCCATACTCGATGGCGACGTTGCGGGCGAGGGCGTCATCGAGATGCTGGCGCCGGCGGCCAGCCACATCGTTTTTTCACAGCCTGCGGCCGAGCGGCTCGCCGGGACGGCGGATCTCGTCGAGACCGTCGGCCTGCTGAAGCGGAAATTCGGACATGCCTTCATCAGCGTTACGGCTGGCGAAAACGGCTCCCTATGGTTCGACGACCCGAGCGGCGAGATCCGTCACCTTGCTGCTCCGAACGTGAGAGCAGTCGATACGCTTGCGGCAGGCGACATCTTCCACGGCGCTTTCGCGCTGGCGATCGCGGAAGGCATGCCGATCGAAGAGACGATGCGATTGTCATCAATGGCGGCGGCTCTCAAATGCCAGGTGTTCGGCGGACGCATCGGCGCACCCACCAGAGCCCAGGTTTGCGATGCTCTGCGAGATTGGAACATTGGCGCCGTCCCGGCAGACAAGTGA
- a CDS encoding carbohydrate ABC transporter permease: MKRKTLDRIGLLFVALVMISPVVLFFLWMISLSLKYEIDNGAYPPIFIPERFAWTNYLKVFEENNFFLYLWNSLLVTGSATLLALLIGVPAGYGIARLKAEKSAMVIMIARMTPGLSFLIPLFLLFQWLNLLGTLMPQIIIHLVVTVPIVVWIMIGYFETTPMELEEAASIDGATPWQVFRLVALPIARPGIVVAFILSVIFSWNNFVFGIVLASRETRTLPVAVYNMLSFEQVSWGPLAAAALIVTLPVLILTVFAQRQIVAGLTAGAVK; this comes from the coding sequence ATGAAGCGCAAGACGCTCGACCGCATCGGACTGCTGTTCGTCGCACTGGTGATGATCTCGCCGGTGGTCCTGTTCTTCCTCTGGATGATCTCGCTGTCGCTGAAATATGAGATCGACAACGGCGCCTATCCGCCGATCTTCATCCCGGAGCGTTTCGCCTGGACGAACTATCTGAAGGTCTTCGAGGAGAACAACTTCTTCCTCTACCTCTGGAATTCACTGCTGGTGACCGGATCGGCCACGCTCCTGGCGCTCTTGATCGGCGTGCCGGCGGGTTATGGCATTGCGCGATTGAAGGCGGAAAAATCGGCGATGGTCATCATGATCGCGCGCATGACGCCGGGCCTGTCGTTCCTCATTCCGCTGTTCCTGCTGTTCCAATGGCTGAACCTGCTCGGCACGCTGATGCCGCAGATCATCATCCATCTCGTTGTCACCGTGCCGATCGTCGTGTGGATCATGATCGGCTATTTCGAGACGACGCCGATGGAGCTGGAAGAGGCTGCAAGCATCGACGGCGCCACGCCCTGGCAGGTCTTCCGTCTGGTCGCCCTGCCGATCGCAAGGCCCGGAATCGTCGTCGCCTTCATCTTGTCGGTGATCTTTTCCTGGAACAACTTCGTCTTCGGCATCGTGCTCGCCAGCCGCGAGACCCGCACGCTTCCCGTCGCCGTCTACAATATGCTCTCCTTCGAGCAGGTCAGCTGGGGTCCGCTCGCAGCAGCCGCATTGATCGTCACCTTGCCGGTGTTGATCTTGACCGTGTTTGCGCAGAGGCAGATCGTGGCCGGCCTGACGGCGGGGGCCGTCAAGTAA
- a CDS encoding carbohydrate ABC transporter permease, whose amino-acid sequence MAAAGIETAAMAKTSKGRSKPDRFAPNYWPFVIPALIVISAVIVFPWVFTVWMSVNSWTLGQSQVFAGLDNYIRLAVDMRFWESLWHTVLYTTLSVVVPLFLGTLAALIFDARFPLRGLIRGIFVMPMMATPVAIALVWTMMYHPQLGVLNYLLSFVGIGPQEWIYNQRSVIPSLVLVESWQWTPLVMLIVLGGLAAVPREPYESAEIDGANVWQKFRYLTLPMIAPFLMIAVIIRSIDAVKSFDIIYAMTQGGPGTASETINIYLYNTAFAYYDIGYGSAMAVVFFILIVLLSFVLMMIRQRVNWSDGEAR is encoded by the coding sequence ATGGCCGCCGCAGGCATCGAAACGGCCGCTATGGCCAAGACGTCGAAAGGAAGGAGCAAACCGGATCGGTTTGCTCCCAACTACTGGCCCTTCGTCATCCCGGCGCTCATCGTCATCTCAGCCGTTATCGTCTTTCCATGGGTGTTCACCGTGTGGATGAGCGTCAACAGCTGGACGCTCGGCCAGTCGCAGGTCTTCGCGGGGCTCGACAATTATATCAGACTCGCCGTCGACATGCGCTTTTGGGAGTCTCTGTGGCACACGGTGCTCTATACGACGCTCTCCGTGGTGGTTCCCCTTTTTCTGGGGACACTCGCCGCACTGATCTTCGATGCCCGATTTCCGCTGCGCGGTCTCATTCGAGGCATATTCGTGATGCCGATGATGGCGACCCCCGTCGCCATCGCGCTCGTCTGGACGATGATGTACCATCCTCAGCTAGGCGTGCTCAATTATCTCCTCTCCTTCGTCGGCATCGGGCCACAGGAGTGGATCTACAACCAGCGCAGCGTCATCCCCTCGCTGGTTCTGGTCGAAAGCTGGCAGTGGACGCCGCTTGTCATGCTGATCGTGCTCGGCGGCCTGGCGGCGGTTCCCCGAGAACCGTATGAGAGTGCCGAGATCGACGGCGCCAATGTCTGGCAGAAATTCCGCTATCTGACGCTGCCGATGATCGCGCCGTTCCTGATGATCGCGGTGATCATCCGCAGCATCGATGCTGTGAAGAGCTTCGACATCATCTATGCCATGACCCAGGGCGGCCCCGGCACGGCTTCGGAAACTATCAACATCTATCTCTACAACACCGCCTTTGCCTATTACGACATCGGCTATGGCTCGGCCATGGCAGTCGTCTTTTTCATCCTCATCGTCCTGCTCTCCTTCGTCCTTATGATGATCCGGCAGCGCGTGAACTGGTCCGACGGGGAGGCACGCTGA
- a CDS encoding ABC transporter substrate-binding protein: MPSFFNPTRRGFLAGTAALGASSMLGMRPAAAAVDWKRFAGTTLEVNLVKSPRSEILTKYLSEFEELTGIKVNAEATPEQQQRQKTTIELSSGKPSFDVVHMSYHVQKRQFEKGGWLADIGGFLKDASLTDPSLVESDFAEAGLAFAKDSDGVLRSLPFSVDYWIIYWNKALFENKGLAYPTSFEELATAAEALTDPSTNTYGFVARGLKNANTPVWTTLLLGYGSSPLGPDGKLRTTSQEAIDAAKLYQRLMTKTAPPGVSGFNWAEAQSAFLQGKIGMWLDGVGFAPPIENPEKSRVVGKVGYGVMPKGPKAQAAGTFGDGLGVVAASQKKEAAYLFCQWAISHEMGARLLQAGAGVPFRQSVLADAKVREGVKMPGEWLDAVAGSGKISQLALPVIIPVTEFRDIYGVGLTNMIGGADPETELKTATAQFEPVLAKSEG; encoded by the coding sequence ATGCCATCATTCTTCAACCCGACCAGGCGCGGCTTTCTGGCCGGCACAGCCGCTCTTGGGGCCAGCAGCATGCTCGGCATGCGGCCGGCAGCCGCCGCGGTCGACTGGAAACGCTTTGCCGGCACCACGCTTGAGGTAAATCTGGTCAAGAGCCCGCGCAGCGAAATCCTGACCAAGTACCTGTCTGAATTCGAGGAGCTCACCGGCATCAAGGTCAATGCCGAAGCAACGCCCGAACAACAGCAGCGCCAGAAGACGACGATCGAGCTGAGCTCGGGGAAACCGAGCTTCGACGTCGTGCACATGAGTTACCACGTCCAGAAACGGCAGTTCGAAAAGGGCGGCTGGCTTGCCGATATCGGCGGCTTCCTCAAGGACGCCTCTCTGACGGACCCGTCTCTGGTGGAAAGCGATTTCGCCGAAGCCGGCCTGGCCTTCGCCAAGGATTCCGACGGCGTTCTGCGTTCACTGCCTTTCTCGGTCGACTACTGGATCATCTATTGGAACAAGGCGCTGTTCGAGAACAAAGGGCTTGCTTACCCTACGAGCTTCGAAGAACTGGCAACTGCGGCGGAGGCGCTGACAGATCCCTCGACCAACACCTACGGCTTCGTCGCCCGCGGTCTGAAGAACGCCAACACGCCGGTCTGGACGACGTTGCTGCTCGGCTATGGCTCGAGCCCGCTCGGCCCTGACGGCAAGCTGCGCACGACGTCGCAGGAAGCGATCGATGCGGCCAAGCTTTATCAGAGACTGATGACCAAGACCGCCCCTCCCGGCGTCTCCGGCTTCAACTGGGCCGAGGCGCAGTCGGCCTTCCTGCAGGGCAAGATCGGCATGTGGCTGGATGGCGTCGGTTTTGCGCCGCCGATCGAGAATCCGGAAAAGTCGCGCGTCGTCGGCAAGGTCGGTTACGGCGTTATGCCGAAGGGTCCGAAGGCACAGGCCGCAGGCACCTTCGGCGACGGGCTCGGCGTCGTCGCGGCGAGCCAGAAGAAGGAAGCCGCTTACCTGTTCTGCCAGTGGGCGATTTCGCATGAAATGGGCGCGCGCCTGCTGCAGGCCGGCGCCGGCGTTCCATTCCGCCAGTCCGTCCTTGCGGATGCGAAGGTCCGCGAAGGCGTGAAGATGCCGGGTGAATGGCTGGATGCAGTTGCCGGCTCCGGCAAGATCTCGCAGCTCGCGCTGCCGGTCATCATTCCGGTCACCGAGTTCCGCGACATCTATGGCGTCGGTCTCACCAACATGATCGGCGGCGCCGATCCTGAAACCGAACTGAAGACGGCAACTGCACAGTTCGAACCCGTCCTGGCGAAAAGCGAGGGATAA